CGGCGTGGTATCTAACAATGTCTCTGCTCTAGTGAGGGTATCGAACAGCCGCTGTAAGAGGTCGAGGAGGGCCTAAGATTCTTATTATCAGCTTTTGATATTCGCATAATTGTaatgtgatatgatatgatagtaTAGGTTACAtcagtcaactcaccttctcttctctcaaagctgatctttcATCCAGTTTAGTCTGCACCTTCTGCTGGTGCTCGTACAAAACATCTCTTACAGACTGGTCAATGGTACAAGTCAGATTAGGCTCCATTCGTACACTGTTCACAGATAGTAAGAATTATCTTTCTCACCTCGACTTCTCCTCTAACAACCTTCATAGGCTCCTGCAATCCTTTCAACCTACTTTCCTCGCCTCTCAGCCCCGTTCCAAGCGATATGAACTCTTCGTAATCTtcattgatcaacctcaccaATTCCTCCTTCAGCTCATTCAAGTAGCTTCTCAATTCACCTCGAAGTTCTTCGAGAGGGATGTGTAGTCTAGATAACAGGAATTCGTCGGCGTTGAAGTTCTCGGATGAGAGGAGGGGATGAGAGTGtgagagaggttggagtGATGGGAGGTCAAGTGAATGATCTGGTCCTgtcgacgaagaggaagaagatgaggattgTGAAGCTCGCCTGGAGGATGGCCGAGATTGAGACTGAGCGTGAGAGTCAGGCATAGGCAGAGAAGTTGGGACGGTGGACGGTTGGATGGTTGTGGGcgagattgatattgacatTCCACGAGGAACGTCACCGTTTGTATTCGACATGATGGTGATTCCGCATCTATCTCATGTATCGTCTGCTCTGATCTGCACTACTCTGTGACTCACAACCAGCCGACAGCAGCAtgagtatggatgatgaacgatgaatggtgaggatgaatgggatgCACAAACACGTCCCAGCAGAGTGGAGGACCACGGACAGACACGAAGAGACGgaatcaattcatcaatgaGGTATATTTACGCTCACATACATAAATCGTGggtgatatatatactcactcaTATCCTGCTCTACAAAATAGCTAAGTTGTATTCCAGTAGTAGAAACGAAAAAaaaagaaggggaaagagagaagaaggaagaaaagagtATAATAGATGAAATGAGTATCTGTCTTCATATCTTGTCTATCTACCGAATAGAGAACAAACATTCATATTCCCCTCCTCACCGCAGCacatcccaatcatccaacTAGTATCCATTCACCATCTAACAACATCCACCAGCAGTCTTTTGTTCAACATTTTGACCGAGACCTTTGATCGTTGATTTAGCACCTGGACCAGAAGCCATGGAAGTTGATCCCATTCTATATGATTCAATAAAGGTCATCAGCTCTCTGGCTCAAGTTACATCAGAACAATGTTACTACTCACCTATCCTTGATTTGCTTAGACATAGTCAAGAAAGCTTGTTCGACGTTGGTGGCGTTCTTGGCGGAAGTCTCAAGGAATGGAATACCTAATTCATCGGCGAATGCTTTGGCAGCGGCGTACTCGACAACTTTCTTGGTGGCCAAATCAGATTTGTTTCCTACGAGGAGCTTGTTGACACCTTCAACAGcatatcgatcgatttctTGTAACCATTGTTTGACGTTAGCGTAGGTGTCTAGGAGTTGAAAGGATAATCAGCATGAACCCAAGATTACCggatgtatgatgtatgagTTCAGCTTACCGCTGTCGGTCACATCGTAAACTACTATGATACCATGAGCTCCTC
The nucleotide sequence above comes from Kwoniella europaea PYCC6329 chromosome 1, complete sequence. Encoded proteins:
- a CDS encoding GTP-binding protein ypt1, yielding MSAPEYDYLFKLLLIGDSGVGKSCLLLRFADDTYTESYISTIGVDFKIRTIELEGKTVKLQIWDTAGQERFRTITSSYYRGAHGIIVVYDVTDSDTYANVKQWLQEIDRYAVEGVNKLLVGNKSDLATKKVVEYAAAKAFADELGIPFLETSAKNATNVEQAFLTMSKQIKDRMGSTSMASGPGAKSTIKGLGQNVEQKTAGGCC